Proteins from a single region of Runella sp. SP2:
- a CDS encoding helix-turn-helix transcriptional regulator, with product MELQLRISNLLRHQQQLRQHWQQRMGQLAESNVPVAETAADDPFLIKLYGVLDNELTNSSFSVEQLADELAVSPRTLHRKLSTLTGTNAAELIRSYRLQKAANLLQQGASVSEAAERTGFESLPHFSRSFKSQFAVSPSSYSATQNKS from the coding sequence TTGGAACTACAATTGCGAATCAGTAACTTACTCCGCCACCAGCAGCAGTTGCGTCAACATTGGCAGCAGCGAATGGGCCAGTTGGCTGAGTCCAACGTACCGGTCGCCGAGACCGCTGCCGACGATCCTTTTCTGATTAAACTTTACGGGGTACTGGACAACGAACTGACCAACTCCAGCTTCAGCGTTGAACAACTGGCCGACGAACTGGCCGTCAGTCCGCGCACGCTTCATCGCAAATTAAGCACATTAACGGGTACGAATGCGGCCGAACTGATCCGTTCCTATCGACTCCAGAAAGCAGCCAATCTATTACAACAAGGCGCTTCCGTATCCGAAGCCGCCGAGCGAACTGGCTTTGAAAGTCTTCCCCACTTCTCCCGATCCTTTAAATCGCAGTTCGCGGTTTCCCCATCTTCGTATAGCGCTACCCAAAACAAGTCTTAA
- a CDS encoding ATP-binding protein: MKIPLWLTVLLLLITGHLRGQPHTARNLSLQQGLPEYYVSGLIQDKAGFLWVATRGGLARYDGRQFKVFRHRPNSSSSLAGNVILSIQSVSDSAILIQLENKHLQLFNPITEQFSEFLTEKQLRQKHIILSNALLTPDKKNLWGRYQTQLIRFDRQIDQFNTYPFPTLPDLGHYPGNSFLLTKNQQLYAPVPGYLLQFDPQKRAYQAWQHPQVGLPGKTETYYGTSLLERANGEILISAVNQLLSFHPKTLLFRSIPISSNLHVQAGLIYQAPDKSVYFTHGMTVYRLSDTDRITPIWTAPRIDLQNYFHALLVDRSGVLWIGTNGDGIQQVDLQALPVKTYPYRTNFIQDVLLMEQGLTVPEWAKTDKQIYQLRLEGNAPYLSAGLNGWFELLRGESKSRRFRSVLRLKQGFTRKGIDGGNALRRQQDGTIWMFEPHQGILKADSTGRLLETFPVPDLLNWATSIQPIGWMIWIGSEVTGLYVYDTQRRQIVHHLRTQSSSAPSLPSDHVQCLVADPFNPTVLWIGTEEGLSRLDTRTMSWQNWTEGQGLPSSTINTLLTDRQGNIWFSTSKGISRIDPRTGQMRHFSTADGLLDIEYRPNHALQLPDGRMAFGGGTGITVFDPLAMSETAQSIPSVLTGLRIANEPIEPGADDSPLSYPLNATHTLRLKPNQNFFTIEYAGIQYNKPASLRYRYQLTGVDADWVEVGSQTAANYTQLGPGDYEFRVNTADAGGRWSSLIKTIRIIIDPPWWRTWWAYGLYLFLLAGLIRAYIQYRLHQAQLQQEIRLKEQEAELAKNNADWQTRFFTNITHEFRTPLTLIINPLEKLLETKPLPSPTGLIHQFSIMHRNAQRLLRLINQLLDMAKLEAGQLGQAYSRGNLAGFIGELVDSFRLRAERKNVTLTYETARLPVDSLFDAHKLETIGYNLLANALKFTPEGGQIRVTLQADQSGQEPWVCLQVSDSGIGMAEAQIPHIFDRFYQGRQAEDSAGTGTGIGLFLVAEFTRLLGGTITVDSQLGQGTTVTVRLPLKDQSEMSTTIDPIVQQRPVLHHQVMEIETVPAPKNVTKDVPVVLVVEDNDELREFIASELAQHYRVLTASNGLEGWQVCLAELPELVISDVMMPQMDGFALVEHIKTTPLTAHIAVILLTAKTMTDARIQGLSAGPMIT; this comes from the coding sequence GTGAAAATTCCCCTCTGGCTTACAGTTCTGCTACTTTTGATTACTGGTCATTTGCGGGGCCAGCCCCATACAGCCCGTAATCTGAGCCTCCAGCAAGGGTTACCCGAATATTATGTATCAGGGCTTATTCAGGATAAAGCTGGCTTTCTCTGGGTGGCGACCCGAGGTGGTCTGGCTCGCTATGATGGTCGCCAGTTTAAGGTATTTCGCCACCGCCCCAACAGCTCGTCTTCACTGGCTGGAAACGTAATCCTCTCGATTCAGTCCGTTTCAGATTCTGCGATACTGATTCAGTTGGAGAATAAACACCTTCAACTCTTTAACCCTATCACCGAACAATTTAGTGAATTTCTTACTGAAAAACAGCTTCGGCAAAAGCATATTATACTGTCGAACGCCTTACTTACCCCAGATAAAAAAAATCTCTGGGGACGATACCAAACTCAGCTTATCCGTTTTGATCGACAGATAGATCAGTTCAACACTTACCCCTTTCCGACCTTACCAGATTTGGGACATTATCCTGGCAATTCGTTTCTGCTCACGAAAAACCAACAATTGTACGCACCAGTACCAGGGTATTTACTTCAATTTGATCCCCAAAAGAGAGCCTACCAAGCTTGGCAACATCCACAGGTCGGTCTTCCGGGCAAAACGGAAACTTATTATGGGACATCGCTGCTTGAACGGGCGAACGGTGAGATTCTCATTAGTGCAGTCAATCAACTGCTTTCCTTTCATCCCAAGACACTCCTGTTTCGCTCCATTCCGATTTCTTCCAACCTCCATGTGCAAGCGGGGCTAATCTATCAAGCACCAGATAAATCTGTCTATTTCACCCACGGTATGACCGTTTACCGGTTGTCGGATACTGACCGAATCACCCCTATCTGGACGGCTCCTCGCATTGATTTACAAAACTATTTTCACGCCCTGCTGGTCGATCGCTCGGGCGTCCTGTGGATTGGTACCAATGGGGATGGTATCCAACAGGTTGATTTGCAGGCACTCCCAGTTAAGACTTATCCCTATCGGACTAATTTTATTCAGGATGTACTTTTGATGGAACAGGGATTGACCGTACCTGAATGGGCTAAAACAGATAAACAGATTTATCAGCTTCGCCTGGAAGGAAATGCCCCGTATTTGAGCGCAGGATTAAACGGTTGGTTTGAGCTGCTGCGGGGAGAATCCAAATCCAGAAGGTTTCGTTCAGTACTTCGGCTCAAGCAAGGCTTTACTCGTAAGGGAATCGATGGGGGTAATGCACTTCGACGTCAACAGGATGGTACGATTTGGATGTTCGAACCTCATCAGGGCATCCTAAAGGCCGACTCAACCGGGCGACTCCTAGAAACCTTTCCTGTCCCCGATCTTCTCAACTGGGCTACCTCGATTCAACCCATAGGCTGGATGATATGGATCGGTTCAGAAGTAACCGGATTATACGTTTATGATACCCAACGTCGTCAAATTGTTCACCACCTGCGAACTCAGTCATCTTCTGCCCCGTCATTACCCTCAGACCATGTGCAGTGCCTAGTTGCCGACCCTTTTAACCCAACTGTCCTTTGGATAGGAACGGAGGAAGGGCTCAGCCGTCTGGATACGCGCACGATGAGCTGGCAAAACTGGACGGAGGGTCAGGGTTTACCCAGCAGCACAATCAATACGTTACTGACTGACCGGCAAGGAAACATTTGGTTCAGTACGAGCAAAGGAATCAGCCGGATAGATCCCCGCACTGGCCAAATGCGCCATTTCTCTACCGCAGACGGCCTGTTGGACATTGAGTATCGTCCCAATCATGCCTTGCAACTGCCCGATGGTCGAATGGCTTTCGGAGGTGGTACAGGCATAACCGTCTTTGACCCATTGGCCATGAGTGAAACGGCTCAATCCATCCCCAGCGTGTTGACTGGTTTGAGGATTGCCAACGAGCCTATTGAACCAGGCGCGGACGACTCACCACTAAGCTACCCGCTGAATGCGACCCATACATTACGGCTAAAGCCTAACCAAAACTTTTTCACTATCGAGTATGCCGGTATCCAATATAATAAGCCTGCCAGCCTGCGCTACCGCTATCAGCTCACAGGGGTTGATGCGGATTGGGTAGAGGTGGGTAGCCAAACGGCAGCTAATTATACCCAATTAGGGCCAGGCGACTATGAATTTCGGGTTAACACGGCGGATGCTGGCGGTCGCTGGAGCTCATTGATTAAAACCATTCGCATTATCATTGATCCCCCTTGGTGGCGAACCTGGTGGGCTTATGGGCTTTACCTCTTCCTACTGGCAGGACTGATTAGAGCATACATTCAGTACCGACTTCATCAGGCTCAACTTCAACAGGAGATCCGACTCAAAGAGCAGGAAGCGGAGTTAGCAAAAAACAATGCGGACTGGCAGACACGTTTCTTTACCAACATCACCCACGAGTTCAGAACGCCCCTTACGCTCATTATCAATCCTCTGGAGAAACTTCTGGAGACGAAACCGCTGCCTTCACCCACAGGTCTGATTCACCAATTTTCCATCATGCACCGCAACGCACAACGTCTGTTGCGCTTAATCAATCAACTCTTGGATATGGCTAAGCTTGAAGCGGGGCAGCTGGGGCAAGCCTACTCAAGGGGGAATCTGGCTGGATTCATTGGGGAACTGGTAGATTCGTTCCGACTTCGTGCTGAACGAAAAAATGTCACCCTCACCTATGAAACCGCCAGATTACCGGTGGATTCGTTGTTTGATGCCCATAAATTGGAAACCATCGGCTACAACCTGCTGGCCAATGCACTCAAATTTACCCCAGAAGGGGGGCAGATTCGAGTTACGCTCCAGGCCGACCAATCTGGTCAGGAGCCTTGGGTTTGCCTACAGGTGAGTGATTCTGGAATCGGCATGGCTGAAGCGCAAATTCCCCATATTTTTGACCGGTTTTATCAGGGGCGGCAAGCGGAAGACAGCGCAGGTACCGGAACAGGAATCGGTCTGTTTTTAGTGGCTGAGTTTACCCGGCTTTTAGGGGGTACGATCACTGTTGACTCTCAGCTTGGGCAGGGTACTACCGTGACCGTCCGATTGCCTCTGAAAGACCAATCCGAGATGAGTACGACCATTGACCCTATAGTCCAGCAACGCCCCGTGCTGCATCATCAGGTGATGGAGATAGAGACAGTTCCTGCCCCAAAAAACGTTACTAAAGATGTTCCAGTAGTCCTCGTGGTCGAAGACAATGACGAGCTACGCGAATTTATCGCAAGTGAATTGGCACAACATTACCGGGTGTTAACCGCTTCCAATGGCTTGGAAGGTTGGCAGGTATGTTTGGCTGAACTGCCTGAGTTGGTAATCTCGGACGTCATGATGCCGCAGATGGACGGATTTGCCCTGGTGGAACACATCAAAACGACTCCTCTGACAGCGCATATTGCCGTGATCCTGCTGACGGCTAAAACCATGACCGATGCGCGTATTCAGGGACTCTCAGCTGGGCCAATGATTACTTGA
- a CDS encoding DegT/DnrJ/EryC1/StrS aminotransferase family protein: MNIKNLPPVEITEKTVKKSFAWPIFDETEVEAVAEVVRSGKWGNPDCGDLVEEFEKEFAAYCGSKYAISCVNGSVSLRLALIACGVKPGDEVIVPPYTFIATASTVIEANCVPVFVDIDPETYNISPAAIEAAITPRTKVIIPVHFGGQACDMDAIMDIAKRHNLRVIEDAAHAHGAEYKGKKLGAIGDVGSFSFQSSKNLTAGEGGIVVTDDDELYAMMHSLRNVGRIEGGQWYDHYNPGCNYRITQMQAVLLSAQLKRLEQQTLVRDANGLYLNQLLENIEGITPLKRGFGETRHCYHLYIIKYDKTYFNGLSKVEFVERLAAEGVPCFRGYPHPLYKQPLFQNKNFMCYAIPDYVDYSQVHCPVAEHACSDEGVWILQHGMLGTKEDMESFAEAILKVKREA; the protein is encoded by the coding sequence ATGAACATTAAAAATCTCCCACCCGTGGAAATAACAGAAAAGACCGTCAAAAAGAGTTTTGCGTGGCCCATTTTTGACGAAACCGAAGTAGAAGCCGTCGCCGAAGTAGTCCGTAGTGGCAAGTGGGGCAATCCCGATTGCGGCGATTTGGTCGAGGAGTTTGAAAAAGAATTTGCCGCTTATTGCGGTAGTAAGTACGCCATTAGCTGCGTCAATGGCTCAGTGTCGCTACGATTGGCCCTGATTGCTTGTGGCGTAAAACCTGGCGATGAGGTTATCGTTCCTCCTTATACGTTTATTGCTACGGCATCAACGGTGATTGAGGCCAACTGTGTGCCTGTTTTTGTCGATATTGACCCTGAGACCTACAACATCAGCCCCGCGGCCATCGAAGCCGCCATTACGCCCCGTACCAAAGTGATTATTCCTGTGCATTTTGGCGGGCAGGCTTGCGACATGGACGCGATTATGGACATTGCGAAACGTCACAACCTACGCGTTATCGAAGACGCCGCGCACGCCCACGGTGCGGAGTACAAAGGCAAAAAACTGGGGGCGATTGGGGACGTAGGGAGTTTCAGTTTTCAGTCTTCCAAAAACCTAACGGCGGGCGAGGGGGGCATCGTTGTCACCGACGACGACGAACTGTACGCCATGATGCACTCTTTGCGCAATGTGGGGCGTATCGAAGGCGGGCAGTGGTACGACCACTATAACCCAGGCTGCAACTACCGCATCACCCAAATGCAGGCCGTGCTGTTGTCGGCGCAATTGAAGCGTTTGGAACAACAAACCCTCGTACGCGATGCCAACGGCCTTTATTTGAATCAATTACTGGAAAATATCGAAGGTATCACTCCTCTGAAACGGGGATTTGGCGAAACCCGCCACTGTTACCATTTGTACATCATCAAGTACGACAAAACGTATTTTAATGGGTTATCGAAAGTGGAGTTTGTGGAGCGTTTAGCGGCCGAGGGAGTCCCTTGTTTTAGAGGATACCCCCATCCGCTGTACAAGCAACCGTTGTTCCAAAACAAAAACTTTATGTGTTATGCCATCCCCGACTACGTGGATTACAGTCAAGTGCATTGCCCCGTGGCCGAACACGCGTGCAGCGACGAAGGAGTGTGGATTTTGCAACACGGAATGTTAGGAACGAAGGAAGACATGGAGTCGTTTGCCGAAGCGATTCTGAAAGTCAAACGTGAGGCGTAA
- a CDS encoding DUF4595 domain-containing protein encodes MKTTVLFTVLAVTLGLSACEQIATEDSPTPTTPELTLVERAKKYADDHPEIQSPVIVTKLPKSAIIFLGPTTTYTYNFDYNAEDQLKTISTDTGPVFEVSTDFISQKATSKFGAEQMTYQLNREGLAENAEGILASNGKKNKTQYFYKNGYLTGMADDFYLTTLKYSGDGNLLEWNGVNHQRVRVQISYEYTDYPNSIHQEISSWQTPHFTYRGSFLGKYSSHLLKRAIMKENGASTTMDFSYTFDAAGRVSGMLIKRNGGSIDVLYEYRY; translated from the coding sequence ATGAAAACTACCGTTTTATTCACAGTCTTGGCAGTAACATTGGGACTTTCTGCCTGCGAACAAATAGCCACCGAGGATTCGCCAACTCCCACGACCCCTGAGTTGACATTAGTCGAAAGAGCAAAAAAATATGCGGATGACCATCCTGAAATTCAATCCCCTGTCATAGTCACTAAACTTCCTAAATCTGCCATAATATTTCTTGGACCCACCACAACTTACACTTACAATTTTGACTATAACGCAGAGGATCAATTGAAAACTATATCAACTGATACGGGTCCTGTCTTTGAAGTTTCTACAGATTTTATTTCCCAAAAAGCTACCAGCAAATTCGGGGCAGAACAAATGACTTATCAACTTAACCGAGAAGGGCTTGCAGAGAATGCAGAGGGTATATTAGCGAGTAATGGGAAAAAAAACAAAACCCAATATTTTTACAAAAATGGGTATTTGACAGGTATGGCCGATGATTTCTATCTGACTACCTTAAAGTATAGCGGGGATGGAAATTTATTGGAATGGAATGGTGTAAATCATCAACGGGTCAGGGTTCAGATCTCCTATGAATATACCGATTATCCTAACAGTATTCATCAGGAAATATCCTCTTGGCAAACACCTCATTTCACTTACCGAGGGAGCTTTTTAGGGAAATACAGTAGTCATTTACTCAAGAGAGCAATCATGAAAGAAAACGGTGCCAGTACAACAATGGATTTTTCGTACACCTTTGACGCTGCTGGTCGTGTTTCTGGAATGCTGATTAAGCGAAATGGTGGATCAATTGATGTTTTGTACGAATATCGTTATTAG